aggaggaaagcacTGTCCAAAATAGCCAGGTCCAGGCAGATCCCTCGGCCAGGAGCCACCGAGTCCGATTCTCCCACCATCATCATGAGCGAGACATCGCAGGAGGAGCTGACGCACAGAGCCGAGCCGAcggctggaggagaggaggaggaaggggaagaagagaagaggcTCCCAGTATGTCCATTCTGGTAAGGCAGCTTCTGGCTGGAAAGGTGGCCTTTAGAGAAGGCTGATTTCTTGTCCAATCGAGCTGCgtcttcctcctctttgctcttgtatttatgcaaaaatacctaggggaaagaaggagggcATGTGAGGAATGAGCAGGTAGGGTGGAGCCCAGCacgtgaggtggggggcggagggggctCCGTTTTTTGTGCAAGAGAGTAAAACCTCTCCATGCTCTGTGTGCGTTGGGTCAGGCTGTTGGAGGTGGGGAGCGCCAGCAGTGAGCCTGGCCCATCTGAGATGGCCTCCAGGAGCCAGCCTGCTTTTCCTGACTGGCATGGGATTCAAAGCAACCCTGACTCACCGGGGGAATCTGGCCAAGTGGTGCCTCTGTTGTGTTGAAGCTCTGGAGCTCAGTAGAGTGCTGCAGCCCAAAGCCAGCCCAGGCTCCGCACCTGGGGACATCCTGTGCTGAGCCGTGGGTTGTCACCTCCTCACCAGGTGCCAAGGGAATCCAGGCACCAACTACAGCTCACCCCATCCTGAAATCAGCTAATGCACGCTTGCAGGGCTGGAGCGAAGGGCCAGAGCCCACTTTGGACACATCCCTGAGCCAGTGCGCTCCAGCGCAAACAGAAGTGCTTATAAACTGGCTGCAAGGAATTGAAAACCTTCCTGCAGAAGAGCCCAAAGGGCAGACAAACAGGTCAGAGCCCTGGATGCACGGCCACTTCTTAGTGTCTGGGATACTTAAAAATGACACCAGCTGAGATGGCACAGTGCTGGGAACTCAGGAAGGAGCTCTTTTCTCAGCTCTGCAACAGACCGTGCATGCATGACCTCAGCTGAGTCGCTTCATTTGACTGCCCTGAGCCTCCTCACTCAGGCTAGAAAAGGGCGACAGGgggaagaaaatatctttttcttctcaccCTTTTTTGCCTCACTCTGCTCAAGCTGTGAAATCTCTGGGGCATGGCTCACTCCAGCAGTATTCACACAGAGTATTTGGATCACAAAGCTCTCCACGTTAACACCAACAAATAATGGGCAGTCATGTGCAGACAGTGAAAAtgctgcagagctccagctTTAAAACTCCAGGGCATTTGCAATTATGCACAACCACTGGTCTGCATGGGGTAGAGCAGATAACGAAGGACATGTTAATCCATTATCCGCATGGTGAGactgaacaaagaaaataaaaaggacaacATAGCACCTGTTTGAGCACCGAGTGCACGGAACCCAGCCGCAGGGCTCCGAGGGGCTTGCCTGAACTATCCTGCCTTTTGCAGGAGGGACCTGGACACAGATCAACCGCTGGCGCGCGCGTGCGGGCACTCCAGCTCTGATGCAGGCCATCCCAAAGCTTACAGCAGCCTTGGCACCCACACGGCTACACCCAGCCCTGCCCTAGTGTGTGTCAGCACCAGCCAGTCTCTGTTCATGCTGCCCCAGGCCATGGCTGCAGATCTGTAGCACAAACAGTTTCAGATTCagttggagaagagaagccagATGAGAACTTCACTAAATAGCAATCGCCTTCCAAAAGCTTTACCTGGGCTCTGCTCAGCTGCTCACTATACCCTTCAAGTCCTCAATTCTGCCTAGGCTCATGATTTTATGCTTAAATGCATCAATCCAAGACCATCACTTATCTTACGTGGAGCTTAAAAATCCTCCCACGTGCCTCCTATTGCCATCAGACTTCAAAGCAACtcaaaaaccagcacagaaaggGCATCGTGTGAGCCAAACTAGGATGTCCCCCACAGTTCCAGCCCTTCATATTTGACAGTGACATTCCCAGAAGCCTGCTCAGCTGCCCTGAAGGCCCACGCCACATCTTCTTAGTTTCTATACTGATCCAGGCTAGGACTTCAGAGATAAAGAGTTCTGGCAGGGGTGTTTGAATACCTAGTGTGGAGAATTAATTTAAATCTAGAGAAAATTACTTAAACACATACTCACAGGAATGAGCTTAGTGAGAACTTATGCTTTAAAATCACCCCTTGTAACACAGGATAGAACCACAGGAGTCACTGGTGCCTCAATCAACAGCTTCATCTCTGCCTATAGTTGATGGGGAGTTGTGGGAAGGAAGAACCTAGCTCTCCCGTATCTCCTGCAGAAGGTGTGAATGCCCACCATGCATCTCACCTCTACCGAGCTTTTAGGAGCTGTTAGAACATGCAGATATTGTCCTCCTGTTCAAGACAAGGTTTAGTGGCCATGCGAAGACGAGAGGGCATGCAGGAGAACAGAGCGACTTACACAGCCTGCGCAGAGCAAGGAGCTCCAGCTGAGGTGGCCTCGCAGGCTTTCGCCAACGATCCCGCACAGGGTGGAAGCAACAGCCACTCTGGATGCCCCTTCTGCTGATTCGCTTCGGGAGGAGtgtttaaagttaaaaaaaaagaaaaaaaaagtaaaaaaagagagggaagggaggaagcagGAATGATGGAAGTCAAACAAAAATGATGACAGATTTCAACagtaaggaaaaagaagagaacagaaatggGGAAGATGGGGAATCTTCTGCAAAAGGCACTCTAGGGACTACTTCTTGTggggtctccctgcagcctgctgcAAAATAGTTGGTAAAGGAAGGAGGAACCTTCAAGTTAGGGCAACAGAGAGACCAAACGCAGCCTATACCCCACAACTCATTGTGCTAAGAGTGTTTCCCCGTCAAGCCTTTGGGAGACAGTTGGGCACATGGCCTTCACGATCCCAGCCTGTGGAGTTTGGTTTTCATTCTGTTGATACTGTGTCCATGGGAGATCCCAGCCAAACTGAagtttctgcaaagcagaacaCTCCCTCGTAGCCCTGATTTTGACAGGGTGCCTGGTGCAAATGGGGATGGGTTGGTCAGAAGTATTTGTTCAATGTGAACATCTGGATGCCTGTGGTAAAAACTCCTACTTATTTCACTGCACAGTGAACCGCCTGCCATTGGGATGAAAGAGCTGCTCTCAAACcacaaattaattttgcatttgcagcACAAGAGAAACTTCTATTAATCCAGTGCACAACGCAGGAACCTCCTAGGACTTCTCCACAAAGATAGCATCTGTGGGACAGGTGCACTAGCTTTTGTATTGGTGTCGAAGGTTTCACAACGTTTATTTTTCTCGGAGCTAAGGGAATAGGAAgaacttcagttttcattttactgaTTTTCGTATGTGCGGACAAAAATTGGAAAGCAGGACCTCCAAGGGCTGAAAATTCTTGAGTTTTGTAGCACCTCAGGTTGGCAGTGCTGCAGATGTAACTTGGTTGCAGAATGCACGCAGGTATAACTAACCTGCACTAGTTTCCCTAAAAATATGCAGAACACAGGAACGTAGGACATCCCTTTTGATACACCAATCCTAGCTGGTTTCTCCCATCTTACCGGCTccccacattttaaaattgcataatGCTTGTGAGCAGGGGATGCCGAAGGAAGGATAGGCTAAACTCTCTTATCTCCTCCATTTCAGATAAACCTTCAGAGAAGACACAGCCTGGAGACAAGAGGCACATGTGGCAAACCTTCACACACAGGCATGTGTTTCTATTCCACGGGCTGAACTGACTCTACCAGCTACAAGTGGCAAAAGAGGCTGGCCAAGCTGTCCTCACAGCTAGCTGGCACACCGCCCTCCGGAGCAGATCCCTACCTGTTTCTCATGATGATACAGTGATGCCAGTGTGTATGGCAGGATCTGGAGCGCAGAGAAGGTGAAGCCCGTCAGAGCAGCTGAGATGGTAACAACGATGACGCTGTGGGAAAGGCACATGACGAAGGCAGCCACGGGGAAGAACACCACACTGGCCAGGTAGACCGCCCGCGTCCCAAACTGCTTCACCATCCGGTCCATGATTGTCGAAAAGAAGATGGACGTGACGCATTGCAGGAAGAGGCCCAAACTACCCATCCGGACACCTGCAGGTAAGCAGAGGTGGTGACAGACACTGCCCTGACTGTACCCAGGCTCCACACAGCCGAACGCCATTGGgcctcctgccctctccttcGGTGCCCAACCCCATACAGTCCGCACAGAGCGTGGCACAGCAGCAAACAGCCCTGACAACCACACGGCTGGGTCAGGAAGCAGAGCAGCATCACCCACCCGTATTCCAGGGCTGCACCTGCCAGCCTGCAGCGCCCACCCTTCGCCAGCAGCGAGTATTTCCCACACGTGCTCCTGGGCACCCCAGCCTAACTAAAGGGGCAGCGGGAGACAGGAATCCAAATGCCATACTTGTCTTTGGAATCCgttgtttatttttcacacCTTCCTACTCTTGACCCAGGATCTGTCACCTGCTCATGAACCAGGATCTGTTGTTATCTGATGCCAACACCAGCAACAGAACAAAAGGAACAAGGTATTGTGCTTAAGCCAAGGTAAAGTACACGACATCCACTAATCGGCTGCAGTATCAACTGCAGTATCCGGTAGCAATCCGGACCTTACCCTTTGCAAAGATCTATCAGATTTCAGGGAACTCAAACCATTAACTCTTTGAAGCAAGGATCATTACTCAACACGCTTCTATGACAGCTAGAACAATGGAGTCCTGACCTGCTGGAAGCTATACAGTGCAAgtgttaaataataattaagcTCCCTCTAAGTTAAACAGACGCTCAGCACAAAGAGGCAGTGTACTGCAGAGCTCACGGATGCAGTGAGTGGAAAACTTGGACAGCTGGAAGAGGAGGGCCAGGGAAGTGCCTCCGAGAATAAAAGACTTAGATcagggggaggaaaagaaggacTGGGCAGCGAGTCAAGACTCTGGCACAACACAGCAGGCAAAGTGGGACAGCAGGCAACAACTGTAAGCAGGTAACGTGCTGCAGTGAGCAGTATCCTGCGATGTGGACGTGGCAGCTACTGACTGCAGTGGTGAGCACTATCAGAAAGCACTGGAGAGAGGGGTGAGAACTGGGGAAGCTGTTCGAGGGCTCCCCAGATACAGATGTGACATGGGAATCTCACAGTAGCATGAAAGGAAGATGCAGCAAAGCCCACCTTACTGCTACTGAACATATCCTGGCTTTCCAACCCCTGCTCTCCAAGAGATGGGGAGCACCACCGCCCTTCGTttaaaaaggagggaagagcagTGAAAGGACCTGGCAGCGGAAACCACAGCCTGCAGACAGAGCCAGATACGTCCTGTTCAGCATGCAACCTGCCAGACCGTTCTGCCACTTAACAGTTCAGCCCCGGCCAGGGCTGCGCTGCCAGACCTAGTTCTGTGCTGGGTAGCCTGGAGGACAAAGAGGCGCTTCCCTATCTGGTCCGCTGTGCAATGCTCTGGTGGCCATGGAGGAGTGTTTTTTCCTGACCCATCTGCAAAGTCTCGTTTCCTGTAACCTTTTTTTGCATCGCTAGGAGAGCTGAGCCCATTCCTAGCTCCCACTAAATGCTACTGTTCTAGGGAACAGGTGCTGCAGCCTCAGAGCAGCTGGCTCACTTCTCACCTTCATCGTAGTGGCGTCTGGCATCTGTGCCTGGCTTGGCTCTGGGGACGCCGTGGTACAGTCCTTCCCCCACAAAGTCTGTGTAGAACAGCATGAAAGTCATGAGTGCCATCCAGCTGCAGAGCTCGGCCACGAACAGGCGCCGGATGACCTTGGGGATGCGGCAGTAGAGGCTGTGAAGCCGTGGCACCAGCGTGCAGAGGTTTCTCAAGGCCTGCGTCATGTGCCTGGCCTGCAGGAGACATGAGCTCCTGGAGAGCTGGCAAGAGCAGCATGCAAGAGGTGAGGGCTTAGGGGGAGCATCCTTCAGCGCGGGGCCGTCCAGAACATCTGCCTGGGTGGCTGCCTCCTCTGTCACAAAGAGCGTGGCCAGCACACAGCCGAGGAAAATGACGGCAAGGAGGCTGAAGAGGCACGTCTCCTGCCCTCCCAGGTACGGGGCCAGAAAGCTGCCGCCCCAGTCAATGGCTGGAAGCAGGTAGCCAATGCAGCCCCCCAAGCTGATCATGAAGGCATACAAGGAGAAAGCCTGGCGGCAGTTGTCTGGCTCCTGGAAGAGGTCTGAGAGCAGGGCCTCCAGCGGAGTGAAGCAGACCTGGCCACAGAAATCCAGTAGCCCGATGCCCAGGATGAGGAAGGCAATCTCCAGCGGGCGAGTGTTGAGGGCAAACAGGCTGGCCAGGCTGCTGGCATGTGGGATAACGAAGAGGCTCAGCAGGACTCCGAGGCAAAGCATCCAGATGAAAGGTCGCCTTCGGCCATAGCTGCTGTGCCAGTGGTCGCTGGCGGATCCGATCAGCGGGACAAAAATCAAGCCAAGGACAGGCCCTattcctggagaagagaaagaggtgGTGTTAGGAGGACAGATCTGGAGGACACTGGTCTGTGTGCACTGTAACAAAAGCATGGGGTGCTTCAGGAACTCCGTAAGCTTCACTGGGTCACAGCCCTCTCCTCCAAACACAAGGCTGCCCTTGATATAACAGTAGCCCTGCAACCACCCTGCAGCCTCCATGCTCTTATTTGCTCCTGCCCTCTAGACTCAAAGGGGAAACAAGCACCTCAAATATGACAAAAAAACTGCCTACCCAAAACCATGGTCATGAACTTCTCCTCCACACCAACTTCCAGCAGCAGCGGAGGCACGTAGGTTatccctgcagccaggcagacctCCAGGCCAAACGTCAGGGAGTTgaccagcaggagctgggtctTGCAGTTGTGGAAGAGCATGCTGACCCAGGCTCTCTGAGCCATGCTGTCCCAACAGCCCTTACTGACAGAGGACTGTGTCGCTCCGGCTGTGGCACTCCCAGGGATGCCCCACAGGCAAGGTCTGGAGCTTCCTTTCCTGGTCTGCTGGACAGATGCTGCCTCCCATTTTTAGCAACGGTGAATGAACcgtcttttcctcttcctcttatTGCAAGATGTGGCCCCAGCAATGTCAAGTCCAGGCGTGGGCAGGCAGGGATCTCACTCCAGGCTTCCCCTTCTGCTCACATGATGTGGTCTGAGAGGAGAGAGAGCTTGTTAGACACAGCGGGGTCCAGGGCAGGGGAAAGAGGGCTAAAATCAggtaaaacacacacacacgccaTCACTGAAAGATATGGTCCCCATCCCAACAGGCTTGCAGGGACAGCAGGACAAAGAGAGGCCATCTGGGAGAGCGGCAGGGTTAAAAGACACAAACTACATTGGTGCCAGGTTTCTCTCCAAGGGCTTGTGTGAGACGAGACAGGCACCTGTCAGATATGGTTTGGGAAAATCCAATCCTGCCTTCGGGCTAAGAGAGCTCTAATGACCTCTCAGTGTCCTGTCCAGCCTCATCTTATAGATGGGCAGTTGTAGCAGAGAGACAAAGGATTTAGGGTCCCCTCTCCCAGTGAAATCAATTAAGAGTCCCCTTCGAGGATCAGGGCCGCAGGCACTCGCCTGCAGTCACAGAGGGTCGTCTCTAGAGACCCACGCCACTGCCTAATGACCGGGGCATCCTCCGTGCTGCTCCGCAGGCTCCCAGGGAAGCAGTTTCACCCAAATCCTGTCTCCAGCCCCTGAGACAGGGCACAGAGAACAGATGGTGCCTCCACGGAGTTTCACAAACAAACCTGACCCACTTTAGCCTCATCTAACAGTGAACGGCAATTACCTTACTCATTGGGCTGAGTCATTTATTTGCCCTGTAACGTGCTCCTTCTCTCCAACCTTCTTCAGAGAGGAGAGGCCACCAGATCAGGACAGGGGCTAAGCAGCTAAGGCAAGAGTAAGCAGATGCCTGTAGTAACCTGTTACGAGCATGCCACTATGCCAGTCTACAAAGGTAAGAAATCCTGCAAGGTTACCAGCATCTTCACTAGTCCATCAAACTGCTGTTCTCCCACAAGCATCTCAGGAAGATGGTCTGTAGTTATGCTGGGAAAGGTAGAATGGGTTAGCAAGAAGGGTGACATTAAGCTCCTGCACAGAGAGCGATTTAGGAGTAAACCAAACTGCAGTCTAATTCTCAGGATTCACATGGTCTAACTTCTCACCCTAAATGAGCCACCACTGAGTTTCTCCGTGGGGACAAGGCATAACAGGTCCCACTGACCTGAACGTGCTTCACCTTATGACCCATTTCTGGACTGTGCAATGTGCTCCCAATTTGCACAAAAGCTTCTGCCTCCTGTCCCACTGCAGCGCAGCCCCCGAGCGCTTTGGGTCCTTTGGATGGATGAAGGAGGCTGAACAGGATGTGAGACATGCAGGCGGGAGGAGTTTATCTCTGCTTGCTCCCCCCTGGCACTGGGGAAGCTGTAACTGCATACCTGCCTGCCTGTACACCCCCTCCATGCCAGAGCAGCTAGCTGGTACAGAGTTTCCCTTATTTACCCACAAAGAGTGAACCCATCAGAAGAAACGAGGTTAAAAGCCAGTTCTGCAGCCCGGTCCCCCTCTTTGCCTCCattacaaaggagaaaaaaaggtgctCCTACAGGGAACATCTCCAGGCCAGCACTCGCCTCCCTCCTCAGCACGCGGAGGCAACCAGTGCTGGAGGCCATGCTTGGTGGAGCAGGTCAGACCTAGCAGAGCTGGAACAGCAGCTTGTCAGAGGGCCAAGTGGGATGCAAAGTGTGCATGCAGGAGCAGCCGCTGAACCACCAGCGTGCTGGACTATGGCCTTACCACAGCTACACCGGGCAGAGACAAAACTCCACACTATCACCGAACGTGGTGCAAATCAGCACCCTGTTCCCTAACTTCACAGAGCACACCACTGCACAAGTGTTCACTGCACAGGTACACTTGGGACAGTTTCTGCAtcctcccttttctctttcttcccctcttgcCATCAGCCAAGTAACCCCCAGGTTGAAGCTGGAAGCGTGGCAATGAGGTTTTGACAAAGATGCAAGCATCGCTCTCCACctcttgctgctgcagaggagaggcACCACTCCCAAGCTGAGGAGTTGACAGGCTGCCAATACACACAATAAGTActgattattttccttccagGATCCCTCACCTTCCCTCTCCACACTCACTTAGACCTCAACTGTCACAAAAGATATCTCCTTTTAACAACTGTGAACAGTTAAATGACTTGCCTAAGGTCAAATAGCAAGCTAACGGGCAGAGGGGGAACAGCAACAGCTTTCCTTTAATCACTAGGCATGGCTTCAAAGGAATACTCAGAGGCCCCAGAGATGCTCAGCATTACTTCAGATGCACTCTATCTGCAAGGAAGCCATTGGGGGCAGCAACCACCTTTCTTAGATGTGGGCTAGACACAGGATGTCTCAGCCTTGTTCGTTTATGATGGGTGCCCAGCTGGCTGACAGCCTTGGGAGAGGAATTTAAGCTGCagccctccagctccagcagcacaagCCTCAGTGCTGTTAACAGAGGAAGCAGACTCACGAGCCAAAATTAACTGAACCACCATCACTCTGAGCTAGACTGGAAGGGAGATGTAATGTCCACTGTCTGATGTAGTCCAGGGTCTGGAGGGCTTGCACAGGGGGACTTATCCCAAGGCAAATCCCAAACATTAAGTAAAAGATgtctcacacacacatgcacagagggaaaaaaagggttttctACCCTTTTATCGCAGTGATATATCTAAAACTGGGGAGGAAGTGGGAATCTGTAGATCTACCCGACTGCCT
The sequence above is a segment of the Phalacrocorax aristotelis chromosome 21, bGulAri2.1, whole genome shotgun sequence genome. Coding sequences within it:
- the SLC45A3 gene encoding solute carrier family 45 member 3 isoform X1; the encoded protein is MAQRAWVSMLFHNCKTQLLLVNSLTFGLEVCLAAGITYVPPLLLEVGVEEKFMTMVLGIGPVLGLIFVPLIGSASDHWHSSYGRRRPFIWMLCLGVLLSLFVIPHASSLASLFALNTRPLEIAFLILGIGLLDFCGQVCFTPLEALLSDLFQEPDNCRQAFSLYAFMISLGGCIGYLLPAIDWGGSFLAPYLGGQETCLFSLLAVIFLGCVLATLFVTEEAATQADVLDGPALKDAPPKPSPLACCSCQLSRSSCLLQARHMTQALRNLCTLVPRLHSLYCRIPKVIRRLFVAELCSWMALMTFMLFYTDFVGEGLYHGVPRAKPGTDARRHYDEGVRMGSLGLFLQCVTSIFFSTIMDRMVKQFGTRAVYLASVVFFPVAAFVMCLSHSVIVVTISAALTGFTFSALQILPYTLASLYHHEKQVFLHKYKSKEEEDAARLDKKSAFSKGHLSSQKLPYQNGHTGSLFSSSPSSSSPPAVGSALCVSSSCDVSLMMMVGESDSVAPGRGICLDLAILDSAFLLSQVVPSLLMGSIVQFTQSVTAYMVSAAGFGLVAIYFATKVVFDKSDMVKYSV
- the SLC45A3 gene encoding solute carrier family 45 member 3 isoform X2; its protein translation is MAQRAWVSMLFHNCKTQLLLVNSLTFGLEVCLAAGITYVPPLLLEVGVEEKFMTMVLGIGPVLGLIFVPLIGSASDHWHSSYGRRRPFIWMLCLGVLLSLFVIPHASSLASLFALNTRPLEIAFLILGIGLLDFCGQVCFTPLEALLSDLFQEPDNCRQAFSLYAFMISLGGCIGYLLPAIDWGGSFLAPYLGGQETCLFSLLAVIFLGCVLATLFVTEEAATQADVLDGPALKDAPPKPSPLACCSCQLSRSSCLLQARHMTQALRNLCTLVPRLHSLYCRIPKVIRRLFVAELCSWMALMTFMLFYTDFVGEGLYHGVPRAKPGTDARRHYDEGVRMGSLGLFLQCVTSIFFSTIMDRMVKQFGTRAVYLASVVFFPVAAFVMCLSHSVIVVTISAALTGFTFSALQILPYTLASLYHHEKQRISRRGIQSGCCFHPVRDRWRKPARPPQLELLALRRLCIFA